The following nucleotide sequence is from Apium graveolens cultivar Ventura chromosome 4, ASM990537v1, whole genome shotgun sequence.
TAGTGCTAAGGACATCTGGACACATCTTGAAAAGCGATTCTCGCTCACTAATGGTAGTAAAAAGTATAAGTTGTGTCGTGATTTGTATGCCTTGAAACAAAATAGCTCTTCTATTACTGAATATTACATCTCCATGAAGACTGTTTGGGAAGAGTTGGATACTTTAAATATTCTACCTGTGGTTGTTACTCCTGCTGCTGATGTGGTTAAGTTGTTGGAAGCTATTGAACTTCAAAAGGAGGAGATGCGTCTATTTCAGTTCTTAAATGGGTTTGATGACCAATACAATGCTCAACGCAGTCAACTATTGCTCAACACTCCTTTACCCTATGTAGAAATTGCTTATTCTGATTTGGAACAAGAGGAAGCACAAAGAAATCTACTGGGTTTAAATAAAGAAGGGGGTGAGATAATGGCTATGAACATCATAAGAGTTAATCCTGATAGAAATGCAGTATGCACAACTTGTGGAGTAAAAGGCCGTGTTTCAGAAAGATGTTAGCAGAATATTGGTTATCCAAGGTGGCACCCAAAACATGGCTCAAACAAACTAAGCTCTCCTGGTAAGAAAATTTTCATAGCCATTATCTCACCCAAAACATGGCTCAAACAAAGTAAGCTCTCCTCAcatgttaaggaggaggaagaaggtggagagaattggattttccaaactttttgggttttcgggttagatgtgggttaaaataaaatagggtctacaatagtgtatttataggcaaaattttcagctgaaattttcccataaataatattattattatcccatttattattctcattaataattaaaacaccttttaattattaatcctttttctaaacactttacaaataattctctctcttgatttaattttcaaaaattaaatcctttaattaataatattaagaacttttcttaattaatttataatcaattaaatctcatttaatcaattattaaatttgccaattaattatttatttcataaataaataattattagccattattaattaattcctccaccattaaatcattctctttttatggtgtgaccctgtaggttcaatattaagccggtagtagaaataaataataataaaactattttatcattatttatataaattctctaatttattaaatatgattaattaattaatcacatttattctacatcgtgagtgatgcttctcaacatatcgtgactatccggataatatgaattcactgcttagaataccaagaacctgtcagtgaatagttaccgtacaataactccttctaccctacaatgtcccgattaaatacaaggcatggatctcgtgtcaagcctatctaattcaatcacttgcttaccattcaCTATGCGTAGttttatgcaaattagaaactcctttctaatttcatttactctggccagagattcctgaactagcataagtggatcagccttgaacattcgcttccttcactggaaggggtagatcctttattgatcatacactatcttcgtgtacaaattcctatacccagaagagccctaataattgtccctggagactaagaactaaaccaaagcatagttcagtgtacacaagatgactatgatgacctcaagtctaaggatacttgtacaactatcactaagcgaacaactgctgacacgtgagtgaactccatcagttgttcagctaggcgagtcatgttcagtgaacttattctataataagcacctacatactagctatagtgtcaccacacaaatgtctatgagaacaaacatccttcacaatgaagcaagcatagtatgtaccgatctttgcggattattaattaccagttagtaatcctatgatcagaaactatttaagtttagagttatcatctttttaggtctcactattatgatctcatcataatccataaaaagctttactctaaactatggtatatcttatttaaacacttaaatagataaagctcgtaataaaaacaaaacaagtcttttattaaaatcaatgaaatcaaaacagattacataaagagttattcctaaatcctaataccttattggacttaggacatattcctttcaatctcccacttgtactaaagccaatcactctggtaactaatacccatctcatctttatgacgatcaaagtgactttcaaaaagtagctttgtgagtgggtctgctatgttgttatgtgtgtcaactctatttcaatacaatataagaaatgttaccgcgctcccactaacccttttgtagacgcatggttcatctacatttttgataaaatcaaactctttgattgtctcatcaaaacgaatgttccatctacgagaagcttgctttaaaccatatatggttcgcagtagcttacacactaggtttttatttcccttggaaagaaaatcatctggctatatgccagatcacatagtcgtagtaagcagcaatcgcaagcaaaatccgaactgattttaacagggctacaggtaaaatacttcatcaaagtcaatccattgcctttgtttgaatttttttgccacaagcctggccttataggtctccacctggccatctactataatctatcttttgtataccgtatacatagattccattctggatttcatgacactatgccaattctctgagtcaacactactcatagcctcattataggtcacagggtcgtcatcatcaaatgattgacaactcattgtcattctcaatgacaaggccatattacctctcaggttggcgagacactcttcttgacctacgaatgggctgttccacaaaaggttgttcagtcagaacaggtgtttccatttgatccgtagtagtttgtgcttcttgaacttcatcaagtttaattttgctcccactgtttccttcaaggataaactccttttccaataaggtagcatgtctggagacaaacacccgatgatcggtgcaaaagtaataccctaaagtctctttaggatatcccacaaaactacattttacggatcgatatttcagcttatctgggtcaacttacttgacataagctggacatccccaaatcttaacgtgtttaagactcggtttcctttctttccatatctcatacggagtttgaggaacagatttggaaggcaccatattcagtaaatatgctgaggtttccaatgcataaccccataagaatactggaagatttgcatagctcatcatggac
It contains:
- the LOC141718251 gene encoding uncharacterized protein LOC141718251, producing the protein MAARVTYQDMMTPLFLHPSDNANSIKVDKLQGSSDYRAWRRSMEINLSSKRKLGFVTGTVTIPTNDDAKAEMWETCNNMVIAWLTSNVSPTIKKSIMYMSSAKDIWTHLEKRFSLTNGSKKYKLCRDLYALKQNSSSITEYYISMKTVWEELDTLNILPVVVTPAADVVKLLEAIELQKEEMRLFQFLNGFDDQYNAQRSQLLLNTPLPYVEIAYSDLEQEEAQRNLLGLNKEGGEIMAMNIIRVNPDRNAVCTTCGVKGRVSERC